The DNA segment ACGAGTCATAGCTGGGCTAGTCAGGTTTTTAAACTGCGGTAACCGCAAGCGGGCGCCCCAGAACAGCGATAAACATGCCATGCCCGGGAACCAAAGGAAAAATTCGACCGACGCCTAAACTGTCGCCAGCAGGCCAGTGACTCCCTATAATGCCGCGCCTATGGCTAAGCAAAAGAAACACCCTCAGGGCACCATTGCCCAAAACAAGAAAGCCCGGCACGACTACTTCATCGAGCACAAGTTCGAGGCAGGCATGGTCCTGGCCGGCTGGGAAGTAAAAAGCCTGCGGGCCGGCAAAGCGCAGTTGGTCGACAGCTACGTGCTGCTCAAGAATGACGAAGCCTGGCTGATCGGCTGCCACATTGCGCCACTGACCGCCGCCAGCACCCATGTCATCGCCGACCCCGTGCGCACACGCAAACTGCTGCTCAACAAGCGCGAGCTGGAAAAACTGACCACCTCCGTGCAGCAGAAGGGTTACGCCTGCGTGGCCTTGTCGATGTACTGGAAGCAGCACTTGATCAAGTGCGAAATCGGCCTAGGCAAAGGCAAGAAGGAATACGACAAGCGCCATACCGAACGCGAGCGCGACTCCGATCGCGAGCTGCAGCGCGCAGTTCGTAACAAGGGCAAGGATGAGTAAGCGATTTTCTCGATCCCCGCCTGCGCGGGGATGACAGTGTGGGACGCACTATCGGCGGAGCTCTCTGATAGTGCAGTAGCTGCGCCTAGAACCCCTGCCGCCGCTCTGCTCGCGCCACCCGTTGCGCCTCCTGCAAGCCCTCCGCCAGCACTTCCTGCACGTAATGGATGTGCCGATTGGACACTTCCCGCGCCGCCTCGGCACGCCCCTCGATGATTGCCTGATACAACTCGCCATGCTGTTGCATCAGCATCTTGCGGGTCTCGGTGCGCAGGGCATACATGCCGCCGATATTGGTCACCACGTTGCGCTTCAACAAGTCGAACAATCCGCGAATGGTGTGCAGCAGCACAGCGTTGTGACTGGCTTCGGCAATTGCCAAGTGGAAGCGCGCATCGGCGGCGCCCTCCTCGGCGCGGCTGACCTTCCCGTCACGCGCATAACAGTCCTGCAGCGCCTCGAAGGCTTCGCGCAGCCGCTGATGATCCAGCTCGGTCGCCCGTTGCGCGGCGTAATAGGCACAGGAACCTTCCAGCGTGTGGCGAAACTCCAGCAAATCACGCTGCGCCTCGGGGTTGCTCTCCAGTAAATGCAGCAGCGGATCGCTGAAAGTCGACCCCAAGGACTCCGCGACATAGTTGCCGCCGCCCTGACGACTGACCAGCAAACCCTTGGCCGCCAGCTTCTGAATCGCCTCGCGCAATGATGGTCGCGACACGCCGAACTGCTCCGCCAGCGCGCGCTCCGCAGGCAGGCGCTCGCCAGCCTTGAGCGTGCCTTCGAGAATCATCCCCTCGAGCTGCGCAACGATATCGTCCGACAAACGGCGCTGCTGTACCTGACCGAAGCCCATAACCCTCTCCACCGCGCCCGACCATCGACCGGGCTGTCTAATCCGTGCTTTGCCACGTGTTAGCCGCAGCCTAACCAGCCACTGACAGCGCGACAAGAACAACCAACCGCAACCTGCCTCGACCAAAGTAGCAGGCCGGCAAATTGACAGACTCGCTGTAAGGCTTTTACCCTGAGCCGTCGAAATTGTAAATTGGTATGACCAATTAAGTCGACCTACGAGTTGCGGTCATTGTTTTGCCTGGCTGGACGCCACAAGCGCACCGGCCCACATGACCCGACATAAGGCACACCCAACAATAATCAGGG comes from the Pseudomonas cavernicola genome and includes:
- a CDS encoding FCD domain-containing protein — protein: MGFGQVQQRRLSDDIVAQLEGMILEGTLKAGERLPAERALAEQFGVSRPSLREAIQKLAAKGLLVSRQGGGNYVAESLGSTFSDPLLHLLESNPEAQRDLLEFRHTLEGSCAYYAAQRATELDHQRLREAFEALQDCYARDGKVSRAEEGAADARFHLAIAEASHNAVLLHTIRGLFDLLKRNVVTNIGGMYALRTETRKMLMQQHGELYQAIIEGRAEAAREVSNRHIHYVQEVLAEGLQEAQRVARAERRQGF
- the smpB gene encoding SsrA-binding protein SmpB, producing MAKQKKHPQGTIAQNKKARHDYFIEHKFEAGMVLAGWEVKSLRAGKAQLVDSYVLLKNDEAWLIGCHIAPLTAASTHVIADPVRTRKLLLNKRELEKLTTSVQQKGYACVALSMYWKQHLIKCEIGLGKGKKEYDKRHTERERDSDRELQRAVRNKGKDE